The DNA region TGCAAGTGCAAGTTCTTCGGCACGTCTGAATGCCGAAATAAAAAGCGGTACAAGCACCGGGACTACCGCACCGGCACGTTCCTTCAGCGAACCCGTTTCAAAGTCCGCTCCGCGCGCCTTCTGTGCTGAAATGATCTTATCCGTTTCCTCGATGAATGTCGGTATAAAACGGAGTGCGATAGTCATCATCATTGCAAGTTCATGCACAGGAAATTTAAAGATCCTGAGCGGTGCAAGCAGCTTTTCGATCGCGTTGGTAAGTTCTATCGGTGAGGTAGTATAGGTGAGCACCGAAGAACCCACGATAAGAGCTGTCACACGTACAAGCATGAATGCTGAATTTATAAGTCCTCCGTCAGTAACGGATATAAATCCGAGACGGAATATCTCATTGCCTTCAAAAAAGAAAATATTTATCAGTGCTGTAATGAGCAGCACCGGCACCACAGGTTTAAGGCTCTTTGTGATCAGAGACGGACTCAGTTCCGTCAGTGTATAGGCCATTATCAGGAAAATGACTCCGGCGGACAGTGAAAAAACTCCGTCTGCGGAAAAAAGCATAACAATGAACAGCATTGTTATTATCAGCTTTACCCTTGCATCAAGTCTGTGCACCGTACTTTCGCCGGGAAAATACTGACCAATGGTAATATCCTTCAGCACGGTGAATCACCGCCTTTTTTACCCAGACGCTCCATTATGCAGTTTACAGCCTGCCCGACTGTA from Ruminococcus sp. HUN007 includes:
- a CDS encoding energy-coupling factor transporter transmembrane component T, with product MLKDITIGQYFPGESTVHRLDARVKLIITMLFIVMLFSADGVFSLSAGVIFLIMAYTLTELSPSLITKSLKPVVPVLLITALINIFFFEGNEIFRLGFISVTDGGLINSAFMLVRVTALIVGSSVLTYTTSPIELTNAIEKLLAPLRIFKFPVHELAMMMTIALRFIPTFIEETDKIISAQKARGADFETGSLKERAGAVVPVLVPLFISAFRRAEELALAMECRCYRGGEGRTRMKQMKIRTADTVALVITFVFLACVFAIDRMN